The window GCTGATCGTTCGCAGTATAACGCGCGTGGATGAGTAGCTCCTTACGGGGACGCCGGTCCGCTTTGTGGGCACTTGCACCATTGGCGAGGATCATATCGACAAAGCATATCTTGCTGCGCAAAGGAGTGGCTTTTCCAGCGCGCCGGGCTGCAATGCGAACAGTGTCGCCGAATACATCGTTACGGCTATACTGGCGCTGGCGCAAAAGCACCACTTCAATCCTGCCGATTTAAAATTGGGTATTGTTGGCGTCGGTAATGTGGGCACGAAAGTGTGGCAGAAAGCGACGGCGCTGGGCATGCAGTGCGTCTTAAATGATCCGCCCCTGCAAGCAGCGAGCCAAGATCCTGTTTATAGACCCTTAACAGAGATTCAAGAGTGCCCTATCATCACGTTTCACGTGCCTCTGAACAAAGGCGGCGCCTATCCAACCCGGCATTTGGCCGATGAACGTTTTCTCGCCGCGCTGCGGCCCGGCACGATTATCTTCAACACTTCACGGGGCGCTGTTGTAGACAACCAAGCTTTGAAAGGGGCGCTGCGCAATAGGCATATTGCCGCCGCCGTACTGGATGTTTGGGAGCATGAACCTACGCCTGATCTCGAACTCTTGCGGCTCACCGACATTGCGACGCCTCACATTGCGGGCTACTCCTTTGACGGCAAAGTAAATGGTACCCGTCAGATTTACGATGCCTTATGCACTTTTCTGGGGCTGCCGATCTCGTGGGATCCCCGGCCTTTTCTGCCTGCGCCGCCCCTGCCTGAGCTGCACATTGACACTGAAGATCCTGAAATCCTCGTGAAGACCGTATTGAAGGCTTATGACCTTGCCGGCGACGATGAACGGATGCGCAAGATCTTTGTTGAGGGGCAAGGTCAAGAAGGGTTGTTTTTCGACGGTCTGCGCAAAGAATATCCGGTCCGCCGCGAATTTTTCAATACGACACTCCACCTGAAAGAAGAGGAGAATCCCCTGAAAGCGGTCTTTTCCGGGATCGGTTTTACTGTGCTATAATGAAACTTCGAAATCGTGTCAGCGTGAATTCACGGCTCTTTTGTTGCTGTATTGCCTTCTGTATCCCGCGCTTGACAGGAATTGCGCCGGTGAGCCGCAGTAAATACGCTTGGATCAAGTAAAATGAGAAGGCTTTTCGTGCCGATCTTTCGTATCACGTTACGAGAGTGCAGCCGTGGTTGATGCTATAGATAAGAGCGCGGGGACAGCAGTTAAATCACTATACAAGCGCAGCCCGAAAACTTTCCGCCAGTGAGGAAAAGGAAAACAATTCCATGGTTTTACAGCATATCAATGAGACAGGCTATCTCAGTGATTCCGATATCGAATCTTTTGTTCTGGAAGCGCTGGAAAAGGAAGCGATCGACGGGAAACGCATCCTTTTTATTATTCCCGACCAGACACGGAGCATGCCCATGCCGCAAATGTTCCGTGCGTTGCACAAGGCCGCCCACCACCGCGCCAAACAAATGGATTTTCTCATCGCCCTCGGCACCCACCCGGCGCTGAGCGACTCCATGATCGGGACCCTGCTAGGCATCAGCGCCGAAGAACGGCATGGCCAATTTAAGGACGTGGGTATCTTCAATCATGAATGGCAAAATCCGGGGGCGCTGGCATCTATCGGCACCTTGGACCGCAAAGAAATCGCAGCAATCTCCGGCGGCTTACTCGAAGAATCGGTAGAAGTAACCATTAACAAACGCGTCCTTGATTATGATCTGATCTGCATTGTGGGGCCCGTGTTCCCCCATGAAGTGGTCGGTATGAGCGGCGGCAACAAATACTTTTTCCCGGGCGTGTCCGGCGCGGATATCCTCAATCTCTTTCATTGGCTCGGAGCGCTCATCACGAACTACGCCATTAACGGCACCAAATATACGCCGGTTCGTGCTGTGGTGGACAAAGCCGCAGCCTTGATCCCTGTTGAAAAGCGCTGCTTTTGCCTGAACGTGACGGGCAAAGATACGAAGGCGATTTTCTACGGTACGCCGGAAACAGCTTGGAGCGCCGCAGCCGATTTAAGCGCGAAGACACACATCATCTATAAGGAGCACCCCTTCAACAGCGTTCTTGCCCTTGCCCCGCCCATGTATGATGAACTGTGGGTGGCAGGCAAATGCATGTATAAATTAGAGCCTGTCGTGGCGGATCAGGGTGAACTCATTATCTACGGCAAACATATACGCCAAGTGAGTGAGACCCACGGCCATCTTATCCGTCAGGTGGGTTACCATGTGCGCGATTATTTCCTCAAACAAATGGACGCCTTCACCCATATCCCCGGCGGGATCCTCGCCCACTCCACCCATGTCAAGGGCATGGGCAGCTTTGAAAATGGCGTGGAAATACCGCGCGTACACGTGACCCTTGCCACGTCCATCCCGGAAGAGGAATGTAAGACGATTAATTTGGGTTACCGTGATCCGGACAGCATCCGTATCGCGGACTGGCAAGATCGTGAAGACGAGGGCAAGCTGCTTGTGCATAATGCGGGCGAAATCTTGTATCGATTGACCGATCACGGAACGCGCCTCTAATCATCACGTTTTAAGAAGAACA of the Candidatus Hydrogenedentota bacterium genome contains:
- a CDS encoding 4-phosphoerythronate dehydrogenase → MGTCTIGEDHIDKAYLAAQRSGFSSAPGCNANSVAEYIVTAILALAQKHHFNPADLKLGIVGVGNVGTKVWQKATALGMQCVLNDPPLQAASQDPVYRPLTEIQECPIITFHVPLNKGGAYPTRHLADERFLAALRPGTIIFNTSRGAVVDNQALKGALRNRHIAAAVLDVWEHEPTPDLELLRLTDIATPHIAGYSFDGKVNGTRQIYDALCTFLGLPISWDPRPFLPAPPLPELHIDTEDPEILVKTVLKAYDLAGDDERMRKIFVEGQGQEGLFFDGLRKEYPVRREFFNTTLHLKEEENPLKAVFSGIGFTVL
- a CDS encoding DUF2088 domain-containing protein codes for the protein MVLQHINETGYLSDSDIESFVLEALEKEAIDGKRILFIIPDQTRSMPMPQMFRALHKAAHHRAKQMDFLIALGTHPALSDSMIGTLLGISAEERHGQFKDVGIFNHEWQNPGALASIGTLDRKEIAAISGGLLEESVEVTINKRVLDYDLICIVGPVFPHEVVGMSGGNKYFFPGVSGADILNLFHWLGALITNYAINGTKYTPVRAVVDKAAALIPVEKRCFCLNVTGKDTKAIFYGTPETAWSAAADLSAKTHIIYKEHPFNSVLALAPPMYDELWVAGKCMYKLEPVVADQGELIIYGKHIRQVSETHGHLIRQVGYHVRDYFLKQMDAFTHIPGGILAHSTHVKGMGSFENGVEIPRVHVTLATSIPEEECKTINLGYRDPDSIRIADWQDREDEGKLLVHNAGEILYRLTDHGTRL